One window of the SAR324 cluster bacterium genome contains the following:
- a CDS encoding acetamidase/formamidase family protein: MMYKHGIAKAPTGKVHHLSAEKQGTYVYTIGPYSNPVLEVEPGDTIVAETHDAFEGKIRSESDKPTKLLKMPYLNPQCGPIMVKGAQPGDTICIHIEKMVPRGDQPRGTCCMIPEFGALTGTNLTATLNEPLPEIVRKIHVDEETVHWSDRIKLPYRPHIGTLSTSPEIDSINSLTPDSHGGNMDLPDMGPGTVTYLPVRVEGARIFIGDAHACQGDGEVCGVAVEYPTFTTFTVNVIKNYNIEWPRLEADDFIMAIGSTRPLEDACRIAYRELIYWLERDFGFERYDAYMMLSQCGKVRLGNFVDPKYTMGAAIPKKYIS, translated from the coding sequence ATGATGTACAAGCATGGTATTGCTAAAGCCCCCACCGGCAAAGTCCATCATTTAAGCGCTGAAAAGCAAGGGACATACGTTTATACAATTGGGCCCTACAGTAATCCCGTTTTGGAAGTAGAGCCTGGAGATACAATTGTTGCCGAAACACACGATGCTTTTGAGGGAAAAATTCGATCGGAATCTGACAAACCAACAAAGCTTCTCAAAATGCCTTATCTTAATCCTCAATGTGGCCCCATTATGGTCAAGGGTGCACAGCCTGGAGATACGATTTGCATTCACATTGAAAAAATGGTGCCTCGTGGTGATCAGCCTCGGGGCACCTGCTGCATGATTCCTGAATTCGGTGCTTTGACCGGAACCAATCTGACTGCAACATTAAACGAACCGTTGCCAGAGATTGTCCGTAAGATTCATGTGGACGAAGAGACTGTCCACTGGAGCGACCGAATCAAGCTACCATATCGTCCCCACATTGGCACGCTGAGTACTTCACCGGAAATTGATTCAATCAATTCCCTAACACCGGATAGCCACGGTGGGAATATGGACTTGCCTGACATGGGGCCCGGTACTGTGACTTATCTACCTGTGCGGGTTGAAGGTGCTCGTATATTTATTGGAGATGCCCACGCCTGCCAGGGTGACGGAGAGGTTTGCGGGGTAGCTGTCGAGTATCCAACTTTTACAACCTTTACCGTAAACGTGATTAAAAATTACAATATCGAGTGGCCACGCCTTGAAGCAGATGATTTCATCATGGCGATTGGCAGCACCAGACCTCTGGAAGATGCGTGTAGAATTGCCTATCGGGAACTGATCTATTGGCTTGAGCGGGATTTTGGTTTTGAACGCTACGACGCCTATATGATGTTGAGCCAGTGTGGTAAGGTCCGCTTGGGAAATTTTGTTGACCCCAAGTATACGATGGGAGCTGCAATTCCGAAAAAATACATTTCCTGA